Proteins from a single region of Rhodovibrio salinarum DSM 9154:
- a CDS encoding calcium/sodium antiporter has translation MDYALAIGGLVLLFLGGESLIRGAVGLARKLDVSPLFTGLVVVGFGTSAPEFVVCLEAALRGQYDITIGNIVGSNIANLMLILGVAALIQPILSRASILKRDGLAMLVASVMLVGLAFLGEISRIVGLILLAMLIGFIVVCWVSERAQKGEDVSELEDEIEDVGKLPGRTSVALLAVLSGIVALVFGSNMLIEGATGIAIAFGIPQAVIGVTLVAIGTSLPELAAVIVAAIRNHADVALGNVLGSNVFNVFGMLGLTAVIEPLHISRAFLDLDMWVMLGVSALLLVFLTTGNRLNRGESLLLLVAYAAYVAFLLDPVALPAPAA, from the coding sequence ATGGATTATGCACTGGCGATCGGGGGGCTTGTTCTCCTGTTTCTAGGTGGCGAGAGCCTGATCCGCGGGGCGGTCGGACTGGCGCGCAAGCTGGATGTCTCGCCGCTTTTCACCGGTCTTGTCGTGGTCGGCTTCGGGACCAGCGCGCCCGAGTTCGTTGTCTGTCTGGAAGCCGCGCTGCGCGGTCAGTACGACATTACGATCGGCAACATCGTCGGCTCCAACATCGCCAACCTGATGCTGATCCTGGGCGTTGCCGCCCTGATCCAGCCGATTTTGAGCCGGGCGTCGATCCTGAAGCGCGACGGACTGGCGATGCTGGTGGCCTCGGTGATGCTGGTTGGCCTTGCCTTCCTGGGCGAAATTTCGCGGATCGTGGGCCTGATCCTGCTGGCCATGCTGATCGGCTTCATCGTGGTGTGTTGGGTTTCCGAACGTGCCCAGAAAGGGGAGGACGTCAGCGAGCTGGAGGATGAGATCGAGGATGTCGGCAAGCTGCCCGGGCGTACCTCGGTCGCCTTACTGGCCGTGCTCTCTGGCATCGTGGCGCTGGTGTTCGGCTCCAACATGCTGATCGAGGGGGCGACCGGGATCGCGATTGCCTTCGGTATCCCCCAGGCGGTGATCGGCGTGACGTTGGTGGCGATCGGCACGTCCCTACCGGAGCTGGCCGCGGTGATCGTGGCGGCGATCCGCAATCACGCCGATGTTGCGCTCGGCAACGTGCTCGGCTCCAACGTTTTCAACGTCTTCGGCATGCTGGGCCTGACGGCCGTGATCGAACCGTTGCACATCAGCCGCGCGTTCCTGGACCTCGATATGTGGGTGATGCTGGGCGTGTCCGCCCTGCTGCTGGTCTTCCTGACAACCGGCAACCGCCTGAACCGGGGGGAGAGCCTGCTCCTGCTGGTGGCCTATGCGGCCTATGTCGCCTTCCTGCTCGATCCCGTCGCGCTGCCGGCACCGGCGGCGTGA
- a CDS encoding glycosyltransferase produces the protein MAHLVVDISGHGFGHAGQVIPVVRDLLSACPQVRVTLRTAVPGEVLARHVGRELPVEAPPADIGMIMTGPMDVDAEASAAAYAELHADFPAVVGREAERLAALVPDLLLADVPYSSIAAAARLGVPAVALSSLNWLDIYRAYCADRPEAQRIAGEIRDAYAAAELFLQPQPHTPMTELTHLCSIPPICRIGTDRGALLRARLGVDTGTRLVAVGFGGLPGVAVAELPRIDGVRWVQVNAPHDRDDVTELSATGLDFGDLVASVDLVVTKSGYGTLCETLAVGTRLLMVSRPDWPEDAGMRAWLERHGTASVIPRAEATAAGLEPAVRSLLARPRGTPVPPEGRPRAVSTLRHYLGV, from the coding sequence ATGGCCCATCTCGTCGTCGACATCTCTGGCCATGGGTTCGGTCATGCCGGGCAGGTGATCCCGGTGGTGCGCGACCTGTTGTCGGCCTGCCCACAGGTGCGGGTGACGCTGCGTACCGCAGTCCCAGGGGAGGTGCTGGCGCGCCATGTCGGACGGGAGCTTCCGGTCGAAGCGCCACCGGCGGACATCGGCATGATCATGACCGGTCCGATGGACGTGGATGCGGAGGCGAGCGCCGCCGCCTATGCCGAACTGCATGCGGACTTTCCGGCCGTGGTCGGCCGGGAGGCGGAACGTCTGGCCGCGCTCGTGCCGGATCTGCTGCTCGCCGACGTGCCCTACAGCTCGATCGCCGCGGCAGCACGGCTCGGCGTGCCGGCGGTGGCGCTGAGTTCGCTCAACTGGCTCGATATCTATCGCGCCTATTGCGCCGACCGTCCGGAGGCCCAGCGGATCGCCGGTGAGATACGGGACGCCTATGCCGCTGCCGAGCTGTTCCTGCAGCCCCAGCCGCACACCCCGATGACGGAGCTGACCCATTTATGCTCGATCCCGCCGATCTGTCGCATCGGGACCGATCGCGGGGCTCTGCTGCGCGCGCGACTGGGCGTGGATACAGGAACCCGTCTGGTTGCGGTCGGCTTTGGCGGACTGCCCGGGGTGGCGGTCGCGGAGTTGCCACGGATCGACGGTGTGCGATGGGTGCAGGTAAATGCACCGCACGACCGTGACGATGTGACAGAACTGAGCGCGACCGGTCTGGATTTCGGCGATCTGGTGGCGTCGGTCGATCTCGTGGTGACCAAAAGCGGCTATGGCACGCTGTGCGAAACCTTGGCGGTCGGGACCCGGCTGTTGATGGTGAGCAGGCCCGACTGGCCGGAAGATGCCGGGATGCGGGCTTGGCTGGAGCGACATGGGACGGCTTCGGTAATTCCCCGTGCGGAAGCGACGGCAGCGGGTCTGGAGCCAGCCGTTCGGAGCCTGCTGGCACGTCCGCGCGGAACCCCGGTGCCACCGGAAGGGCGGCCGCGTGCAGTGTCGACCCTCCGCCACTATCTGGGCGTGTAG
- a CDS encoding universal stress protein — MYKKIMIPVDLAHTEKLEKALTTAADLSKQYGIPVCYTAVTATAPGSVAHTPEEFAQKLEAFAQSESEKLGLHSAESHTIVDPDPVADLSKKLIMAAHDNGCDLVVMASHIPGVREHVFESNAGKLALHADVSVFIVR, encoded by the coding sequence ATGTACAAGAAGATCATGATCCCGGTGGATCTGGCGCACACCGAAAAGCTGGAAAAGGCCCTCACCACGGCGGCGGATCTGTCCAAGCAGTACGGTATCCCCGTCTGCTACACCGCCGTAACCGCCACAGCCCCCGGTTCGGTAGCCCACACACCGGAGGAGTTCGCCCAGAAGCTGGAAGCATTCGCGCAGTCGGAGAGCGAGAAGCTGGGCCTGCATAGCGCGGAATCGCATACCATCGTCGACCCGGATCCGGTCGCCGACTTATCGAAAAAGCTGATTATGGCCGCCCACGACAACGGCTGCGATCTCGTCGTCATGGCCTCGCATATCCCGGGTGTGCGCGAACACGTATTCGAATCCAACGCCGGCAAGCTGGCCCTGCACGCCGACGTATCGGTGTTCATCGTCCGCTGA
- a CDS encoding rhodanese-like domain-containing protein: protein MTLADLTRRAISRAGIQSRGRPAPEVAPRRSSSAERDPLMTENGYAGDVSPDTAWEILQDDPTAKLIDVRTQPEITFVGLPDLGRLGKAVVTVPWKTYPGMVANTQFVDEVRAAGVETGDTVLLLCRSGQRSAAAAQALSAQGFQRCYNVAEGFEGDKNADGHRATHNGWKVRGLPWTQD, encoded by the coding sequence ATGACCCTTGCCGACCTGACCCGTCGGGCGATCAGCCGGGCGGGCATCCAATCGCGCGGCCGGCCGGCGCCCGAAGTGGCGCCGCGCCGGTCGTCTTCCGCCGAGCGGGACCCTTTGATGACCGAGAACGGCTACGCCGGTGATGTCTCCCCCGATACCGCGTGGGAAATCCTGCAGGACGACCCGACCGCCAAGCTGATCGACGTGCGTACTCAGCCCGAGATCACTTTCGTCGGCCTGCCCGACCTCGGTCGGCTGGGTAAGGCGGTTGTCACCGTGCCCTGGAAGACTTATCCGGGTATGGTCGCGAATACGCAGTTCGTCGATGAGGTGCGCGCGGCTGGCGTGGAGACCGGGGATACGGTGCTGCTGCTGTGCCGGTCCGGCCAGCGTTCGGCCGCGGCGGCGCAGGCGCTCAGTGCCCAGGGGTTCCAGCGCTGCTATAACGTCGCCGAGGGCTTCGAAGGCGACAAGAATGCCGACGGCCACCGCGCCACGCACAACGGCTGGAAGGTGCGCGGCCTTCCCTGGACACAGGACTGA
- a CDS encoding peroxiredoxin encodes MSLRLGDTAPDFTAETTEGTITFHEWIGDNWAILFSHPKDFTPVCTTELGEVAKLKSAFDQRSVKPIGLSVDPLDSHEAWNRDIEETQGCGVNFPMIADPERKVAELYDMIHPNADATATVRTVFIIDPNKKIRLSLTYPQTAGRNFEEILRVIDSMQLTDRYKVSTPVNWKHGEDVIIVPALSDDQAKELFPKGFKTLKPYLRYTPNPDA; translated from the coding sequence ATGAGTTTGCGCCTAGGAGATACCGCCCCCGATTTTACGGCCGAGACAACCGAGGGCACGATCACCTTCCACGAATGGATCGGCGACAACTGGGCAATCCTGTTCAGCCATCCGAAGGACTTCACCCCGGTGTGCACCACCGAGCTGGGTGAGGTGGCAAAACTCAAGAGCGCGTTCGACCAGCGCAGCGTCAAGCCGATCGGCCTGTCGGTCGACCCGCTCGACTCGCACGAGGCGTGGAACCGCGATATCGAGGAGACTCAGGGGTGCGGCGTCAACTTTCCGATGATCGCGGACCCGGAGCGCAAGGTCGCCGAGCTGTACGACATGATCCATCCCAACGCGGATGCGACGGCGACCGTTCGGACGGTGTTCATCATTGACCCCAATAAGAAGATCCGCCTGTCGCTCACCTATCCGCAGACGGCCGGGCGGAACTTCGAAGAGATCCTGCGCGTGATCGATTCCATGCAGTTGACCGACCGCTACAAGGTGTCGACGCCGGTCAACTGGAAGCACGGCGAGGATGTGATCATCGTGCCGGCGCTCAGCGACGACCAGGCCAAGGAGCTGTTTCCCAAGGGGTTCAAGACGCTCAAGCCCTACCTGCGCTACACCCCCAACCCGGACGCTTGA
- the metZ gene encoding O-succinylhomoserine sulfhydrylase, whose translation MARDEDTPNDGPARSGCYRPQTELIRGGQTRSPFNETSEALYLTSGYVYSSAEEAEGAFTGEMPRFVYSRYANPTVAMFEERLRRLEGAEACFATATGMSAVFAAMMCQLRSGMRVVASRVLFGSCHYIVNDILPRFGVETEFVDGSDTDAWAAALERPADIVFLETPANPTLEIVDLGAVCEMAHKAGACVVIDNVFASPVLQRPLEFGADVVVYSATKHIDGQGRALGGAVLGSKAFIDEKLFPFAKHTGPSMSPFNAWLMLKGLETLDLRVQQQCDNAQTLADFLDGRPGVRAVRYPGRGSGKQADLARAQMKRGGTIVALEVERGKEGAFAVLNRLQLIDISNNLGDAKTLATHPATTTHQRVSAETRREIGIADGLIRFSVGLEDVEDLKDDLAQALAGVR comes from the coding sequence ATGGCGCGCGACGAAGACACCCCGAACGACGGCCCGGCCCGGTCCGGCTGTTACCGCCCGCAAACCGAGCTGATCCGCGGCGGTCAAACCCGCAGCCCGTTCAACGAGACGTCGGAGGCGCTGTATCTTACCAGCGGCTACGTCTACAGCTCCGCCGAGGAAGCCGAGGGCGCGTTCACCGGGGAGATGCCACGGTTCGTCTATTCGCGCTACGCCAATCCGACCGTCGCGATGTTCGAGGAGCGCTTGCGCCGCCTGGAGGGCGCGGAGGCCTGCTTTGCCACCGCGACCGGCATGTCGGCGGTGTTCGCGGCGATGATGTGCCAGCTGCGCTCGGGCATGCGGGTGGTCGCCTCGCGGGTGCTGTTCGGCTCCTGCCACTACATCGTCAACGACATCCTGCCGCGCTTCGGCGTCGAGACGGAGTTCGTCGACGGCAGCGACACCGATGCTTGGGCGGCTGCCCTGGAACGTCCGGCGGACATCGTGTTTCTGGAAACGCCGGCGAACCCGACGCTGGAGATCGTCGACCTCGGCGCCGTCTGCGAGATGGCGCACAAGGCTGGCGCCTGCGTGGTGATCGACAACGTTTTTGCCTCCCCCGTCCTGCAGCGCCCGCTCGAGTTCGGCGCGGATGTGGTCGTCTACTCCGCGACCAAGCATATCGACGGTCAGGGGCGCGCGCTGGGCGGTGCGGTGCTCGGCTCCAAGGCGTTCATTGACGAGAAGCTGTTCCCCTTCGCCAAGCACACCGGCCCCAGCATGAGCCCGTTCAACGCTTGGCTGATGCTGAAGGGGTTGGAGACGCTGGACCTGCGTGTCCAACAACAGTGCGACAACGCGCAGACACTGGCCGACTTCCTGGACGGCCGGCCCGGCGTGCGCGCGGTGCGCTATCCGGGCCGGGGCAGTGGGAAGCAGGCAGACCTTGCGCGCGCGCAGATGAAGCGTGGCGGCACGATCGTGGCCCTTGAGGTCGAGCGCGGCAAGGAAGGCGCGTTCGCCGTGCTGAACCGTCTGCAGCTGATCGATATCTCCAATAATCTGGGGGATGCCAAGACGTTGGCGACCCATCCGGCAACCACGACGCACCAGCGCGTATCGGCGGAAACGCGTCGGGAGATCGGGATCGCCGACGGCCTGATCCGCTTCTCGGTCGGGCTGGAAGATGTCGAGGACTTGAAAGACGATCTGGCGCAGGCGCTGGCTGGCGTGCGCTGA
- a CDS encoding BCCT family transporter gives MSDDALTPDGDAAVVQTDHVVGQDNIQTQIGPFGLDIHNPVFMISGLAICAFVFYALALPEQAATFFGWLRPAVTSTFDWFFLLAGNIFVLVCLGLLISPLGKVRIGGTEAKPEFSYPGWFAMLFAAGMGIGLMFFGVSEPITHFSESVASGAGSADSSAPLAGAAGNPEEARRLGMAATIFHWGLHPWAIYAVVALSLALFAYNKGLPLSMRSIFHPIFGERVWGWTGHIIDTVAVFATLFGLACSLGFGAEQANAGLEHVFGLPVSDVSKVVLISAITGVALLSVVAGVEAGVKRLSEINMVFAFLLLLFVILLGPTLMILSGFVENLMAYGEYLPALSMPFAREDASFSQGWTSFYWAWWISWSPFVGMFIARVSRGRTVREFIFCVLLVPSLVSVLWMTAFGGTAISFVTAGVTEIADADLELKLFTMLEQMPLAAISSFIGIVLVIVFFVTSSDSGSLVIDTITAGGKVDAPAPQRVFWCVFEGLVAIALLLGGGLEALQAAAVSTGLPFAVVLLAACYALVKGLIQEPKAK, from the coding sequence ATGAGCGACGATGCGCTCACCCCGGATGGGGACGCCGCCGTCGTCCAGACCGATCATGTGGTCGGTCAGGACAATATCCAGACACAGATCGGGCCATTCGGCCTCGACATCCACAACCCCGTCTTCATGATCTCCGGTCTGGCCATCTGCGCGTTCGTGTTTTACGCCCTCGCCCTGCCGGAACAGGCTGCAACCTTCTTCGGCTGGCTCAGGCCGGCTGTGACCTCGACCTTCGACTGGTTCTTCCTGTTGGCCGGCAACATCTTCGTGCTGGTCTGCCTGGGCCTCCTGATCTCACCGCTCGGCAAGGTGCGGATCGGCGGCACCGAGGCAAAGCCAGAGTTCTCCTATCCGGGCTGGTTCGCCATGCTGTTCGCCGCAGGCATGGGCATCGGCCTGATGTTCTTTGGCGTCTCCGAACCGATCACCCACTTTAGTGAATCCGTCGCGTCAGGTGCCGGTTCTGCGGACAGTTCGGCACCGCTTGCCGGCGCGGCCGGCAACCCGGAGGAAGCGCGGCGCCTGGGCATGGCCGCAACGATCTTCCATTGGGGCCTGCATCCCTGGGCGATCTATGCGGTGGTTGCGCTGTCCCTGGCGCTGTTCGCCTATAACAAGGGCCTGCCGCTGTCGATGCGCTCGATCTTCCACCCGATCTTCGGCGAGCGGGTGTGGGGCTGGACCGGGCACATCATCGACACCGTCGCGGTGTTCGCGACCCTGTTCGGTCTGGCCTGCTCGCTCGGTTTCGGGGCGGAGCAGGCGAACGCGGGCCTGGAGCATGTGTTCGGCCTCCCGGTCTCCGACGTGTCGAAGGTCGTACTGATTAGTGCGATCACAGGCGTGGCGCTGCTGTCCGTCGTCGCCGGCGTGGAAGCGGGCGTGAAACGCCTGTCCGAGATCAATATGGTGTTCGCGTTCTTGCTACTGCTGTTCGTGATCCTGCTCGGACCGACTCTGATGATCCTCAGCGGCTTCGTTGAGAACCTGATGGCCTACGGCGAATATCTGCCGGCGCTGTCGATGCCGTTCGCCCGTGAGGACGCCAGCTTCTCGCAAGGCTGGACCTCGTTCTATTGGGCCTGGTGGATTTCCTGGTCGCCGTTCGTCGGCATGTTCATCGCCCGGGTCAGCCGTGGCCGCACCGTGCGGGAATTTATCTTCTGCGTCCTACTGGTGCCGTCGCTCGTCTCGGTCCTGTGGATGACCGCCTTCGGCGGCACGGCGATCAGCTTCGTCACCGCCGGCGTCACCGAAATCGCGGATGCCGATCTGGAGCTCAAGCTGTTCACCATGCTGGAGCAGATGCCGCTGGCCGCGATCAGTTCGTTCATCGGCATCGTGCTGGTGATCGTGTTCTTCGTGACGTCCTCGGACTCCGGCTCGCTGGTGATCGACACCATCACCGCGGGCGGCAAGGTCGACGCTCCAGCGCCGCAACGCGTCTTCTGGTGCGTCTTCGAGGGCCTGGTGGCGATTGCGCTGCTTTTGGGCGGCGGATTGGAGGCGCTACAGGCCGCAGCCGTCTCAACCGGTCTGCCGTTCGCGGTGGTGCTGCTGGCCGCCTGTTATGCGCTGGTGAAAGGCCTGATCCAGGAACCCAAGGCTAAATAA